Proteins from one Bactrocera neohumeralis isolate Rockhampton chromosome 3, APGP_CSIRO_Bneo_wtdbg2-racon-allhic-juicebox.fasta_v2, whole genome shotgun sequence genomic window:
- the LOC126754277 gene encoding uncharacterized protein LOC126754277 isoform X2 gives MHHKTLRVYMQKIKSNIGQQTFFHVFSILRERYYSNIQVSVRTPQKQYAFLLIAFVLLQYADLRMCCHISANHLTPNSDDANYLINGAHSTGGKTNSITATEKRVISNTSKGDIEYSQIANNKRRIGSGQPEEIFSLDDRVEANYDEYPMVVPKRAALLLDRLMVALHHALEKERRKISDFYAEQNDKNANMKGDNNPNNDDDYEQINGNHMYSDDDPSVVMDYDFKDLNSINRATGETRRGSNNLDLRGNLGNVEDVAMLTGAAARDDDSGDLNGIIGRNGMGNTGRIYWRCYFNAVSCF, from the exons ATGCATCATAAAACATTGAGAGTATATATGCAGAAAATTAAGAGTAATATAGGACAACAGAcattttttcatgtattttcaattttacgtGAACGTTATTATTCCAATATCCAAGTCTCCGTTCGAACACCGCAAAAACAATATGCTTTTCTTTTAATTGCATTCGTACTGCTGCAATATGCCGACTTACGTATGTGTTGTCACATATCAGCAAATCATCTAACACCAAACAGTGATGACGCAAACTATCTAATAAACGGGGCACATTCAACAGGCGGCAAAACGAACAGTATTACCGCTACTGAGAAGAGAGTAATTAGCAATACTAGCAAGGGTGATATCGAATACAGTCAAATTGCCAACAACAAACGACGTATTGGTAGTGGTCAACCTGAGGAGATTTTTAGTCTTGATGATCGGGTCGAAGCCAATTATGATGAGTATCCG atGGTAGTACCTAAGCGAGCTGCTCTTTTGTTAGACCGACTCATGGTTGCTTTACATCATGCTCTAGAAAAAGAACGTCGTAAAATAAGCGATTTTTATGCGGAACAGAACGATAAAAACGCCAACATGAAAGGGGATAATAATCCTAATAATGATGATGATTATGAGCAAATCAATGGTAATCATATGTACAGCGATGATGATCCTTCAGTTGTGATGGATTACGATTTCAAAGACTTAAATTCCATAAATCGTGCCACTGGTGAAACT AGAAGAGGAAGCAATAACTTGGATTTGAGAGGAAACCTTGGCAACGTCGAAGATGTAGCGATGCTTACGGGTGCTGCGGCAAGAGATGACGATTCTGGTGATTTAAATGGTATTATTGGTCGAAACGGAATGGGGAATACAGGACGTATATACTGGCGTTGTTATTTCAATGCAGTAAGCTGCTTCTAA
- the LOC126754277 gene encoding uncharacterized protein LOC126754277 isoform X1, which produces MHHKTLRVYMQKIKSNIGQQTFFHVFSILRERYYSNIQVSVRTPQKQYAFLLIAFVLLQYADLRMCCHISANHLTPNSDDANYLINGAHSTGGKTNSITATEKRVISNTSKGDIEYSQIANNKRRIGSGQPEEIFSLDDRVEANYDEYPMVVPKRAALLLDRLMVALHHALEKERRKISDFYAEQNDKNANMKGDNNPNNDDDYEQINGNHMYSDDDPSVVMDYDFKDLNSINRATGETLMAKSFQRRGSNNLDLRGNLGNVEDVAMLTGAAARDDDSGDLNGIIGRNGMGNTGRIYWRCYFNAVSCF; this is translated from the exons ATGCATCATAAAACATTGAGAGTATATATGCAGAAAATTAAGAGTAATATAGGACAACAGAcattttttcatgtattttcaattttacgtGAACGTTATTATTCCAATATCCAAGTCTCCGTTCGAACACCGCAAAAACAATATGCTTTTCTTTTAATTGCATTCGTACTGCTGCAATATGCCGACTTACGTATGTGTTGTCACATATCAGCAAATCATCTAACACCAAACAGTGATGACGCAAACTATCTAATAAACGGGGCACATTCAACAGGCGGCAAAACGAACAGTATTACCGCTACTGAGAAGAGAGTAATTAGCAATACTAGCAAGGGTGATATCGAATACAGTCAAATTGCCAACAACAAACGACGTATTGGTAGTGGTCAACCTGAGGAGATTTTTAGTCTTGATGATCGGGTCGAAGCCAATTATGATGAGTATCCG atGGTAGTACCTAAGCGAGCTGCTCTTTTGTTAGACCGACTCATGGTTGCTTTACATCATGCTCTAGAAAAAGAACGTCGTAAAATAAGCGATTTTTATGCGGAACAGAACGATAAAAACGCCAACATGAAAGGGGATAATAATCCTAATAATGATGATGATTATGAGCAAATCAATGGTAATCATATGTACAGCGATGATGATCCTTCAGTTGTGATGGATTACGATTTCAAAGACTTAAATTCCATAAATCGTGCCACTGGTGAAACT TTAATGGCAAAGAGCTTTCAGAGAAGAGGAAGCAATAACTTGGATTTGAGAGGAAACCTTGGCAACGTCGAAGATGTAGCGATGCTTACGGGTGCTGCGGCAAGAGATGACGATTCTGGTGATTTAAATGGTATTATTGGTCGAAACGGAATGGGGAATACAGGACGTATATACTGGCGTTGTTATTTCAATGCAGTAAGCTGCTTCTAA
- the LOC126753140 gene encoding LOW QUALITY PROTEIN: uncharacterized protein LOC126753140 (The sequence of the model RefSeq protein was modified relative to this genomic sequence to represent the inferred CDS: deleted 2 bases in 1 codon), whose protein sequence is MMKIISIFMLYIVLMMTIINRSIESRPQNALGNDQDLDNFGQDVDEVRNSYYELPVPSTYSAVPFDRLQMLIAQYRPTSYIRTPGWSSGMNELFRMPETKRQVRYRQCYFNPISCFKK, encoded by the exons atgatgaaaataatatCCATCTTTATGCTTTATATCGTACTAATGATGACAATT ATCAATCGATCAATCGAGTCGCGACCCCAAAATGCACTCGGCAACGATCAG gATCTAGATAATTTTGGACAGGATGTCGACGAAGTGCGTAATAGCTACTATGAGCTTCCAGTGCCCTCAACTTACTCTGCCGTTCCTTTTGATCGTCTGCAAATGTTAATCGCGCAATATAGACCTAC ATCTTATATTCGCACACCTGGGTGGAGCAGCGGCATGAACGAACTTTTCCGTATGCCTGAGACAAAACGCCAAGTCAGATATCGTCAATGCTACTTTAACCCTATTTcctgctttaaaaaataa